A genomic region of Camelus ferus isolate YT-003-E chromosome 11, BCGSAC_Cfer_1.0, whole genome shotgun sequence contains the following coding sequences:
- the HHEX gene encoding hematopoietically-expressed homeobox protein HHEX: protein MQYPHPGPPAAGAVGVPLYAPTPMLQPAHPTPFYIEDILGRGPAAPTPTPTLPSPNSSFTSLVSSYRTPVYEPTPIHPAFSHHSAAALAAAYGPGGFGGPLYPFPRSVNDYTHALLRHDPLGKPLLWSPFLQRPLHKRKGGQVRFSNDQTIELEKKFETQKYLSPPERKRLAKMLQLSERQVKTWFQNRRAKWRRLKQENPQNNKKEELESLDNSCDQRQDIASEQNKGALDSSQCSPSPASQEDLESEISEDSDQEVDIEGDKGYFNAG from the exons ATGCAGTACCCTCATCCCGGGCCGCCGGCGGCGGGCGCCGTAGGGGTGCCGCTTTACGCGCCCACGCCGATGCTGCAGCCCGCGCACCCGACGCCGTTCTACATCGAGGACATCCTGGGCCGTGGGCCCGCCGCGCCCACTCCTACGCCCACGCTGCCGTCCCCCAACTCCTCCTTCACCAGCCTCGTGTCCTCCTACCGGACCCCGGTGTACGAGCCCACGCCGATCCACCCCGCCTTCTCGCACCACTCCGCCGCCGCACTGGCCGCCGCCTACGGACCTGGCGGCTTCGGGGGCCCCCTGTACCCCTTCCCGCGGTCGGTGAACGACTACACGCACGCCCTGCTCCGCCACGACCCCCTGG GCAAACCCCTATTATGGAGCCCTTTCCTCCAGAGGCCACTGCATAAAAGGAAAGGCGGCCAGGTGAGGTTCTCCAATGACCAGACCATAGAGCTGGAGAAGAAGTTTGAGACCCAGAAATACCTCTCCCCGCCCGAGAGAAAGCGTCTAGCCAAGATGCTGCAGCTTAGCGAGAGGCAG GTCAAAACGTGGTTTCAGAATCGACGCGCTAAATGGAGAAGACTAAAACAG GAGAAccctcaaaacaataaaaaagaagaactaGAAAGTTTGGACAATTCCTGCGACCAGAGGCAAGACATAGCCAGTGAACAGAATAAAGGTGCTTTGGATAGCTCTCAGTGTTcgccctcccctgcctcccaggaagaCCTTGAATCAGAGATTTCAGAGGATTCTGATCAGGAAGTGGACATTGAGGGCGATAAAGGCTATTTTAATGCTGGATGA